One Cryptococcus neoformans var. grubii H99 chromosome 3, complete sequence genomic region harbors:
- a CDS encoding chloride channel protein produces the protein MPRQQSEDEHRICGQAFRSPRSPQGNPLERNSKLEDEEELDLIRRYEDFSTVDWIQDSLHERTFQNKAPRSRVIAQLDRSDGAIGYLWRLIRRTLEEGEAYVVISLVGVIIGVSAALISIITTWLSDIKLGHCTTGWWLSRKFCCLEVSDELEACAEWKNWGGVEPFRWIAYVLFAAAFSFSAAYLVKNFAPYAAGSGISEIKCILGGFIINGFLSVETFFIKGLTLPLAIASGLAVGKEGPSVHVACSVGNVVAKWFNRYERSHLKMREIVTASSAAGVAVAFGSPIGGVLFSIEEMNQTYSNRTMWRSFVCALVATFTLASMDPFRTGKLVIFNVSYDRDWHYFEIPAYVLIGIFGGLYGAFVIKFNVQMAAFRRKHLSGHGIFEAVALASITAIIGYLNGFLRIDMTEMLSVLFRECEGGGDYNGLCQASSQWRMVNSLLLATIIRTVFIIVSYGCKVPAGIFVPSMAVGATFGRMIGILVKAMYNSYPSAPWFAACAPDAPCITPGTYAFLGAAAAMGGITRLTVTVVVIMFELTGALTYILPTMIVLLVTKAVSDQFGGGGISDHMIKFNGYPFLEKEDKEDPTDHAFIEPIANVMKKDLIILEATGVPLNHVVDIVQHTNYQGFPVVKSHEDQTIVGFVRKNELRIALEKTRRVRNLSFNATCTFQCIRAIPEDAHELLERPDILIPNREGRMTANTGTENREDDGGEISHVDFGQYVDDIPLTVAPKMPLEIVMQLFRRMGPRVILVSDQGRLTGLVTVKDVLRHELSEAHHRSRSTHTPITPSHPAYAQSNGWDTEWTVDDERGHGLEIVLEEGLEWTRSKATWAYGAALERWRDIRGQDRRAATFDYELDEGIQG, from the exons ATGCCTCGGCAGCAGTCAGAGGACGAACATAGAATATGCGGACAAGCATTTCGCTCTCCCCGAAGCCCTCAAGGCAACCCGCTTGAAAGAAACTCTAAACttgaggacgaagaagagctggatCTTATTAG GCGATACGAAGATTTTAGCACAGTAG ATTGGATTCAGGATTCATTACATGAACGGACATTTCAAAACAAGGCCCCTCGGAGTCGAGTTATAGCTCAATTAGATCGTAGTGATGGCGCGATAGGCTACCTGTGGAGACTGATACGTAGGAccttggaagagggagaggctTACGTGGTGATTTCACTTGTCG GCGTCATAATTGGTGTTAGCGCAGCACTCATATCCATCATAACAACCTGGCTCTCAGATATCAAGTTGGGCCACTGTACCACGGGATGGTGGCTTTCCCGGAAGTTTTGTTGTTTAGAGGTTTCAGATGAGCTGGAAGCGTGTGCCGAATGGAAGAACTGGGGCGGAGTGGAACCATTTAGATGGATTGCATATGTTCTGTTTGCT GCTGCATTCTCTTTCTCGGCCGCGTACTTGGTTAAGAACTTTGCCCCATATGCTGCAGGATCGGGTATCTCGGAGATCAAATGCATCTTGGGCGgattcatcatcaacggTTTCTTGAGTGTCGAGACTTTTTTTATCAAAGGACTTACTTTG CCGTTAGCCATCGCTTCAGGTCTAGCggttggaaaagaagggccTTCAGTCCATGTAGCTTGTAGCGTGGGTAACGTCGTCGCAAAATGGTTCAACCGTTATGAGCGTAGTCACT TGAAGATGCGTGAAATTGTCACTGCTTCAAGCGCGGCGGGTGTAGCGGTAGCCTTTGGCTCACCCATCGGCGGTGTCCTTTTCTCAATTGAA GAAATGAATCAGACTTACTCCAATAGGACTATGTGGCGAAGTTTTGTCTGTGCTTTGGTAGCAACTTTCACTTTGGCT TCAATGGATCCCTTCCGGACTGGGAAGCTGGTCATTTTCAACGTTTCATACGACCGTGACTGGCACTACTTTGAGATTCCTGCATACGTTTTGATCGGTATATTTGGT GGTCTATATGGCGCATTTGTAATAAAATTCAACGTTCAAATGGCCGCTTTCCGTCGCAAACACCTCAGTGGACACGGCATTTTCGAAGCAGTGGCCTTGGCTTCTATCACTGCTATTATCGGCTATCTGAACGGCTTTTTACGCATTGATATGACTGAAATGTTGTCAGTATTATTTAGAGAGTgtgaaggtggtggtgatTATAACGGTCTTTGCCA GGCATCGTCACAATGGCGCATGGTCAACTCCCTTTTACTAGCGACTATCATCCGAAcagtcttcatcatcgtttCATACGGTTGTAAAGTCCCCGCCGGTATCTTTGTCCCATCAATGGCTGTTGGTGCCACATTTGGGCGAATGATTGGTATTTTGGTCAAGGCAATGTACAA CTCCTACCCTTCTGCTCCGTGGTTTGCTGCTTGTGCTCCGGACGCGCCGTGTATTACGCCGGGTACGTATGCGTTCTTGGgagcagcggcagcaaTGGG AGGGATTACAAGATTAACTGTAAccgtcgtcgtcatcatgTTTGAACTCACAGGCGCTTTGACCTATATCCTGCCAACTATG ATTGTTCTTCTGGTTACCAAGGCTGTCAGTGATCAgtttggtggtggaggtaTCTCCGATCATATGATTAAATTTAATGGATATCCTTTcttggagaaagaagataaagagGACCCAACGGACCACGCGTTCATTGAGCCTA TTGCCAATGTTATGAAAAAGGATCTCATCATATTAGAGGCGACAGGTGTGCCCTTGAATCATGTTG TCGATATTGTCCAACACACAAATTATCAAGGATTCCCAGTTGTCAAGAGCCATGAGGATCAAACCATTGTCGGCTTTGTTCGTAAAAATGAACTTCGTATTGCTCTTGAAAAAACTCGTCGCGTACGAAATTTATCTTTCAACGCAACCTGTACTTTCCAGTGCATTAGGGCTATCCCAGAGGATGCTCATGAACTTCTAGAAAGGCCGGATATTCTTATACCAAACCGAGAGGGGAGAATGACTGCGAATACGGGCACAGAGAatagagaagatgatgggggTGAAATATCTCATGTCGACTTTGGGCAGTATGTCGATGAT ATACCCTTGACTGTAGCTCCAAAAATGCCGCTGGAAATTGTCATGCAGCTTTTCAGACGTATGGG ACCTCGCGTCATTCTCGTCTCCGACCAAGGCCGACTCACTGGTCTTGTGACCGTGAAAGACGTCTTGCGTCACGAACTTTCCGAGGCACATCATCGATCCCGTTCAACCCATACACCAATCACACCATCTCACCCCGCATACGCCCAATCTAATGGATGGGATACAGAATGGACtgtagatgatgaaagaggCCATGGTTTGGAGATTGTattggaagaaggcttggagTGGACGAGATCAAAGGCTACTTGGGCTTACGGAGCTGCTTTGGAGCGTTGGAGAGACATCAGAGGGCAGGACAGACGGGCGGCGACCTTCGATTATGAACTGGACGAAGGAATACAAGGATGA